A genomic stretch from Perognathus longimembris pacificus isolate PPM17 chromosome 5, ASM2315922v1, whole genome shotgun sequence includes:
- the LOC125352084 gene encoding protein arginine N-methyltransferase 2-like — protein MRGELHFDIQKAGTLHGFTAWYSVRFRSMEEGQPQQVISNGPRHPTTHWKQTLFMMDDPVPVHIGGVVTGCVVLQRNPVWRRHMSVTLSLAITSGQDHTFQKIGEKVFPIWR, from the exons ATGCGTGGTGAGCTGCACTTTGATATCCAAAAGGCTGGCACCTTGCATGGCTTCACAGCCTGGTACAGTGTGCGGTTCCGGAGCATGGAGGAGGGGCAGCCGCAGCAGGTGATCAGCAATGGCCCACGGCATCC CACTACCCATTGGAAGCAAACCTTGTTTATGATGGACGACCCAGTTCCAGTCCACATAGGAGGTGTGGTCACAGGCTGTGTTGTGTTGCAAAGAAACCCAGTGTGGAGAAGGCACATGTCTGTCACTCTGAGCTTGGCTATTACCTCTGGTCAAGACCATACATTTCAAAAA aTTGGAGAGAAAGTCTTTCCTATCTGGAGATGA
- the LOC125352083 gene encoding LOW QUALITY PROTEIN: protein arginine N-methyltransferase 2-like (The sequence of the model RefSeq protein was modified relative to this genomic sequence to represent the inferred CDS: inserted 1 base in 1 codon): MLERPAAAEAQARPREPRRRLGSAAAGTPRDQEEEFVHSDGKFQLLQNNVPWQPHPEEFVAIADYAATDETQLSFLRGEXLILRQTTADWWWGERAGCCGYIPANHVGKQVEEYDPEDTWQDEEYFGSYGTLKLHLEMLADQPRNTKYHSVILQNKESLKDKVILDVGCGTGIISLFCAHHARPKAVYAVEASEMAQHTGQLVLHNGFADTITVFQQKVEDVVLHEKVDVLVSEWMGTCLLFEFMIESILCARDTWLKEDGVIWPTTAALYLVPCSADKDYHSKVLFWDNAYEFNLSALK, encoded by the exons ATGCTCGAGCGACCCGCGGCCGCTGAAGCCCAGGCCCGGCCCAGGGAACCTCGCCGCCGCCTCGGCTCTGCCGCTGCCGGGACACCACGAGACCAG GAGGAAGAGTTTGTGCATTCTGATGGCAAGTTTCAGCTCCTGCAGAACAATGTGCCATGGCAGCCTCATCCTGAGGAGTTCGTGGCCATTGCAGACTATGCGGCCACCGACGAGACCCAG ctcAGTTTTTTGAGAGGGG TTCTTATCCTGAGACAAACCACAGCTGACTGGTGGTGGGGCGAGCGAGCAGGCTGCTGTGGGTACATTCCTGCAAATCATGTTGGGAAGCAGGTGGAGGAGTATGACCCTGAGGACACCTGGCAGGATGAAGAATATTTTGGCAGCTATGGGACTCTG AAACTTCACTTGGAAATGTTGGCAGACCAGCCTCGGAACACAAAATACCACAGTGTCATCCTGCAGAACAAGGAATCCCTGAAGGACAAGGTCATCCTGGACGTGGGCTGTGGCACTGGGATCATCAGCCTCTTCTGTGCACATCATGCCAGGCCTAAGGCG GTGTATGCTGTGGAGGCCAGTGAGATGGCACAGCACACAGGCCAGCTGGTCCTGCATAATGGCTTTGCTGACACCATCACCGTGTTTCAGCAGAAGGTGGAGGATGTGGTGCTGCATGAGAAGGTGGATGTGCTGGTGTCTGAGTGGATGGGGACCTGCCTACTG TTTGAGTTCATGATTGAGTCCATCCTGTGTGCCCGTGACACATGGCTGAAGGAGGATGGAGTCATCTGGCCAACCACAGCTGCATTATACCTGGTGCCTTGCAGTGCCGACAAGGACTACCACAGCAAGGTGCTCTTCTGGGACAATGCCTATGAGTTCAACCTCAGTGCACTTAAGTAA